The following are encoded in a window of Haloarcula halophila genomic DNA:
- a CDS encoding DUF7127 family protein: MNTEQQLFDETPLRRFEYDDSVVLAADVGAADDASVDVVDGTVIVVAGNEQHEFDVPDTDARAFINHGVLTIEMSLDEGDN, from the coding sequence ATGAATACAGAACAACAGCTATTCGACGAGACGCCCCTCCGCCGGTTCGAGTACGACGACAGCGTCGTGCTCGCGGCGGACGTGGGTGCTGCCGACGACGCTTCCGTCGACGTGGTCGACGGCACGGTCATCGTCGTCGCCGGCAATGAGCAACACGAGTTTGACGTTCCTGATACGGACGCACGAGCGTTTATCAACCACGGCGTCCTCACCATCGAAATGTCACTCGACGAGGGAGATAACTGA
- a CDS encoding protein sorting system archaetidylserine synthase (This PssA-like phosphatidyltransferase, along with a PssD-like decarboxylase, is required in Haloarchaea for the archaeosortase ArtA to replace the PGF-CTERM sorting signal with a C-terminal lipid anchor.), producing the protein MWVPGEQAGMGFEVSRRLGVADTVTLVNAVVGFVAGAVAFADLHLAARLLLLSVITDALDGIVARGSESSAVGPLLDSITDVVSFGATPSLFVYVLLVERFGTVTETGPAMGVAITLVASAYVVFSIVRTAFYETYIETADGRPGMPNSLGAIVLSTAYLGGIHHPIVLAGVMLVFSVAMIAPFDYPKPGPKHVTPVGVVLALAVLAPDALYQFGPRAVLVVALLFFLAGPRYYWAD; encoded by the coding sequence ATGTGGGTCCCTGGCGAGCAAGCAGGCATGGGCTTCGAGGTGTCTCGACGACTCGGTGTTGCCGACACAGTCACCCTGGTCAACGCTGTCGTCGGATTCGTCGCCGGTGCGGTCGCGTTCGCCGACCTCCACCTCGCGGCGCGACTGCTCTTGCTGTCGGTGATAACCGACGCGCTCGACGGGATTGTCGCTCGGGGAAGCGAGAGTTCGGCGGTCGGACCGCTGCTGGACTCGATCACCGACGTGGTCTCGTTCGGAGCCACACCGAGCCTCTTCGTCTACGTGCTCCTCGTCGAACGGTTCGGGACCGTCACCGAGACCGGTCCCGCGATGGGAGTCGCTATCACGCTGGTCGCCTCCGCCTACGTGGTCTTCTCTATCGTCAGGACCGCTTTCTACGAGACGTACATCGAAACCGCCGACGGGCGGCCCGGGATGCCCAACTCGCTCGGAGCGATCGTCCTCTCGACGGCGTATCTCGGTGGAATCCACCACCCAATCGTGCTGGCCGGCGTGATGCTGGTGTTCTCGGTCGCGATGATCGCACCCTTCGATTACCCCAAACCCGGCCCGAAACACGTCACGCCCGTCGGTGTCGTCCTCGCACTTGCTGTTCTTGCACCGGATGCACTCTATCAGTTCGGTCCGAGAGCCGTGTTGGTCGTCGCCCTCCTGTTCTTCCTCGCCGGTCCACGGTACTATTGGGCGGACTGA
- a CDS encoding DUF7504 family protein — protein MSSNDDIGRSRGEKFHLETGDQALVSVSTMQSPIRELPPTAYENLLVVSASAPEEVAETLETAGVALASVGHVPISGSETAYQGEMGVCEPFVPDDLTGLSMRLSRAFEALEDGLGWVVFDNLNVFLMYAAEERVVRFFDHTTTQAREHGICGSYGVVRDAVDDSTYARLRRCVDTEIDLR, from the coding sequence GTGAGCAGTAACGACGATATCGGCCGCTCGCGTGGGGAGAAGTTCCACCTCGAAACCGGAGACCAGGCGCTCGTCTCGGTGTCGACGATGCAGTCTCCGATCCGTGAACTGCCGCCCACAGCGTACGAAAACCTCCTTGTCGTCTCGGCATCCGCTCCCGAGGAGGTCGCCGAAACGCTGGAGACGGCGGGCGTGGCTCTCGCGTCGGTCGGCCACGTTCCGATCTCCGGGTCAGAAACAGCGTACCAGGGTGAGATGGGGGTCTGTGAGCCGTTCGTCCCCGACGACCTGACTGGTCTGAGTATGCGGCTCTCACGGGCGTTCGAAGCTCTCGAAGACGGACTCGGATGGGTCGTCTTCGACAACCTCAACGTGTTCCTGATGTACGCGGCCGAGGAACGGGTCGTCAGGTTCTTCGATCATACGACGACTCAGGCCCGAGAACACGGGATCTGTGGCAGCTACGGGGTCGTTCGAGACGCCGTCGACGACTCGACGTATGCACGGCTGCGACGGTGTGTCGACACCGAGATCGACCTCCGCTGA
- a CDS encoding SRPBCC domain-containing protein, which yields MRELSVSVEIPVPPETVWRVLTDTSAYPQWNTLLRIEGEMSPGQTVDAQLSVPGLPTVSFSPEILTVDPGHEIRWRSGFLGVSAEHAFLLEPIDGGSGTRFTQYEEISGPLTARVVDRLARRLRRGFEQMNVGLRRHAVTVAADG from the coding sequence ATGCGGGAGCTTTCGGTTTCGGTCGAGATTCCAGTCCCGCCCGAGACAGTGTGGCGTGTCCTGACCGATACCAGCGCGTACCCTCAGTGGAACACGTTACTCCGTATCGAGGGCGAAATGTCCCCCGGCCAGACTGTCGACGCACAACTGTCGGTCCCCGGGCTACCGACCGTCTCGTTCAGTCCGGAGATCCTGACCGTCGACCCGGGGCACGAGATCCGCTGGCGCTCGGGCTTCCTCGGCGTGTCCGCGGAACACGCCTTCCTGCTGGAACCGATCGACGGGGGGAGCGGGACGCGGTTCACCCAGTACGAAGAGATCAGCGGGCCGTTGACCGCTCGCGTCGTCGACCGGCTGGCGAGACGACTCCGTCGTGGGTTCGAGCAGATGAACGTCGGCCTCAGACGGCACGCCGTCACCGTCGCGGCGGACGGCTGA
- a CDS encoding DCC1-like thiol-disulfide oxidoreductase family protein yields the protein MASFASVLIYDGECPYCSVAARALEELDDVGAISWYDDPSQRFLDAQFGATPFAMVLVDTDEGRVYAGRSAAEELADRAGMPGIVGSLVRDNYETIARVVGLASGRGRDPDDYHEAYDLTDDGAAAYTDLADAAVRRDITAAG from the coding sequence ATGGCCTCGTTCGCCTCCGTACTGATCTACGACGGTGAGTGCCCGTACTGCTCGGTCGCCGCGCGTGCGCTGGAGGAACTCGACGACGTCGGCGCGATTTCGTGGTACGACGACCCGTCCCAACGGTTTCTCGACGCCCAGTTCGGTGCGACCCCCTTCGCGATGGTTCTGGTCGACACCGACGAGGGGCGGGTGTACGCTGGCCGGTCGGCGGCCGAAGAACTGGCCGACCGCGCCGGGATGCCAGGGATCGTCGGCTCGCTAGTCAGGGACAACTACGAGACCATCGCCCGCGTTGTCGGACTCGCTAGCGGCCGCGGCCGTGACCCGGACGACTATCACGAGGCGTACGATCTCACCGACGACGGCGCGGCGGCGTACACGGATCTGGCCGATGCCGCTGTCCGCCGCGATATCACTGCTGCCGGGTAA
- a CDS encoding PRC-barrel domain-containing protein produces MDPETVPQEITTLVGREVYSKNGVFVGEVEDIRLDLDRQAVTGLALHQLNNELFSDQARSSRGVIIPYRWVQAVGDVVIVNDVVERLRKADSDGDSEEVAA; encoded by the coding sequence ATGGACCCAGAAACTGTCCCACAGGAGATCACGACGCTCGTCGGGCGTGAAGTCTACTCGAAAAACGGTGTGTTCGTCGGAGAGGTCGAGGACATCCGTCTCGATCTGGACCGCCAGGCGGTGACGGGGCTGGCGCTTCACCAACTCAACAACGAACTGTTCAGCGACCAGGCCCGCAGTTCCCGCGGCGTCATCATCCCGTACCGGTGGGTCCAGGCTGTCGGCGACGTAGTTATCGTCAACGATGTCGTCGAACGACTCCGGAAGGCTGACTCCGATGGCGACAGCGAGGAAGTCGCGGCTTAG
- a CDS encoding DHH family phosphoesterase: MSAASGITMASMSTYAILGCGSVGHAVAEELVNEGKDVLILDADEGRVEALRDQDLNAQQADIVEEAVVEMVSDRDVVLIMSSDVSANANAVENIRAADGDQFIVARADDPVSADELTELGADVVINPSAVIADSALRALETGELEYKATQLSDVIDGTEERMAILIHRSPDPDSIASAAALRAIAASRDVEADIIYEGEIGHQENRAFVNLLGIDLESQDSIDLDDYDTLALVDVAKGGEPLVDPVDIVIDHYEHEHEYEHDTAFSDIRPNVSATSTILTKYIQELDLTLDQTVATALLYGIRAETLDFKRDTTPADLTAAAYLYPFADHDTLEQVESPSMSPETLDVLAEAIRNREVQGSHLVSNAGFIRDRDALAQAAQHLLNLEGITTTAVFAIADDTIYLAARSKDIRMNIGKVLSDAFGEMGETAGHSTDASVEIPLGIFTGLETNDDNRDTLLKLTEEAVKRKLFEAMGVDSSSSESGNGN; this comes from the coding sequence ATGAGTGCAGCCAGCGGCATCACGATGGCCTCCATGTCCACGTACGCGATCCTGGGGTGTGGGAGCGTTGGGCATGCAGTGGCTGAAGAACTCGTCAACGAGGGCAAAGACGTGCTCATCCTCGATGCCGACGAGGGTCGCGTGGAGGCGCTCCGCGATCAGGACCTCAACGCACAGCAGGCCGACATCGTCGAAGAAGCGGTCGTCGAGATGGTCAGCGACCGCGATGTCGTCCTCATCATGTCCTCCGACGTCTCGGCGAACGCGAACGCCGTCGAGAACATCCGTGCCGCCGACGGTGACCAGTTCATCGTCGCCCGTGCCGACGACCCTGTCTCGGCCGACGAACTGACCGAACTCGGTGCCGACGTGGTGATCAACCCCTCGGCAGTCATCGCGGACTCGGCACTTCGCGCGCTCGAGACCGGTGAACTAGAGTACAAAGCGACACAACTGAGTGACGTCATCGATGGCACCGAAGAGCGGATGGCGATCCTCATCCACCGCTCGCCGGACCCGGACTCGATCGCTTCTGCGGCGGCACTTCGGGCTATCGCGGCCAGCCGTGACGTGGAGGCGGATATCATCTACGAGGGCGAGATCGGCCACCAGGAGAACCGTGCGTTCGTCAATCTCCTGGGGATCGATCTGGAGTCCCAGGACTCGATCGACCTCGACGACTACGACACGCTCGCGCTGGTCGATGTCGCGAAGGGGGGTGAACCACTCGTCGACCCGGTCGACATCGTCATCGACCACTACGAACACGAACACGAGTACGAACACGACACCGCCTTCTCCGATATCCGACCGAACGTCTCGGCGACCTCGACGATCCTCACGAAGTACATCCAGGAACTGGATCTCACGCTGGACCAGACCGTAGCGACGGCGCTGTTGTACGGAATCCGTGCCGAAACGCTGGATTTCAAACGGGATACGACGCCGGCGGATCTGACCGCCGCCGCGTATCTCTACCCCTTCGCCGACCACGACACGCTCGAACAGGTCGAGTCGCCGTCGATGTCGCCGGAGACGCTCGACGTGCTGGCCGAGGCGATCCGTAATCGGGAGGTCCAGGGGAGCCACCTGGTCTCGAATGCCGGCTTCATCCGGGACAGGGACGCGCTGGCCCAGGCGGCCCAACACCTCCTGAACCTCGAAGGGATCACGACCACGGCGGTGTTTGCCATCGCGGACGATACGATCTACCTGGCTGCACGATCGAAGGACATCCGCATGAACATCGGGAAGGTGCTCTCGGACGCCTTCGGGGAGATGGGCGAGACGGCAGGTCACTCTACCGACGCGAGCGTCGAGATCCCGCTGGGTATCTTCACCGGATTAGAGACCAACGACGACAACCGTGATACGCTGTTGAAGTTGACAGAAGAGGCAGTGAAACGGAAACTGTTCGAGGCGATGGGCGTCGACAGTTCGAGCAGTGAAAGCGGAAACGGTAACTAA
- a CDS encoding GNAT family N-acetyltransferase: MPSYTLEVGDDDAVGDEARQVRRSVFIDEQGVSESEEMDDKDGAATHLLLSDGDRPVATARYRFVDETTVKIERVAVLSQYRGEGLGIRIMEAAEAAARDDGAMEAVLHGQRRVEEFYTGIGYEIVSDEFEEAGIPHVEMRKELA, from the coding sequence ATGCCATCGTACACGCTGGAAGTCGGCGACGACGACGCTGTCGGCGACGAGGCCCGACAGGTCCGCCGGTCGGTGTTCATCGACGAGCAAGGCGTCTCCGAGAGCGAGGAGATGGACGACAAAGACGGCGCGGCGACACATCTCCTCCTTTCCGACGGGGATCGCCCGGTCGCCACGGCACGCTACCGGTTCGTCGACGAAACGACGGTCAAGATCGAGCGTGTCGCGGTGTTGTCACAGTATCGCGGCGAAGGGCTGGGTATCCGGATCATGGAGGCTGCCGAGGCGGCGGCTCGCGACGACGGTGCGATGGAGGCAGTCCTGCACGGCCAACGCCGTGTGGAGGAGTTCTATACGGGGATCGGGTACGAGATCGTCAGCGACGAGTTCGAAGAGGCGGGCATCCCGCATGTCGAGATGCGAAAGGAACTGGCGTGA
- the guaB gene encoding IMP dehydrogenase, with translation MANDPEPFSEKLRVPEALTFDDVLLRPKESRVEPDEADTATSVSRSVELNVPVLTAAMDTVTESDMAIAMARQGGLGVLHRNMNAEEMADEIERVKRADELIIRDVVTASPEQTVREVDAMMDRQGVSGAPVVDDETGKVLGIISGTDIRPYLEVGESDAVTEAMTDEVVTAPEDVSPREALELMYDHKIERVPIIDDENRLAGLVTMKGVLQRREYDEAARDEDGHLRVGAAVGPFELDRAQTADEAGADILFIDCAHAHNANVIDSARDIKGEVDADVVVGNIGTREAAEAVVDFADGVKVGIGPGSICTTRVVTGAGMPQITAVAQVADVASQHDVPVIADGGIRYSGDAIKAIAAGADAVMLGSYFAGTDEAPGRVITMNGKKYKQYRGMGSVGAMNEGGGERYLKEDEEDEDYVPEGVEAATPYKGSLESELHQLVGGMQSGMGYVGAETIPEFKERAEFVRVSAAGQQESHPHDVMITDEAPNYSPDS, from the coding sequence ATGGCGAACGATCCCGAGCCTTTCTCCGAGAAGCTCCGTGTTCCGGAGGCTCTCACATTCGACGACGTACTGCTGCGACCCAAAGAGTCACGCGTCGAACCCGACGAGGCCGACACCGCGACCAGCGTCTCCCGCTCGGTCGAGCTGAACGTCCCGGTACTGACGGCCGCGATGGACACCGTAACCGAGAGCGACATGGCGATCGCGATGGCTCGCCAGGGTGGACTCGGTGTCCTCCACCGGAACATGAACGCCGAAGAGATGGCCGACGAGATCGAGCGCGTCAAGCGTGCCGACGAGTTGATCATCCGCGATGTCGTGACCGCGAGCCCCGAACAGACTGTCCGGGAGGTCGACGCAATGATGGACCGACAGGGCGTCTCCGGGGCACCAGTCGTCGACGACGAGACGGGAAAGGTCCTGGGGATCATCTCCGGAACGGACATCCGGCCGTACCTCGAAGTCGGCGAGTCCGACGCCGTGACCGAGGCCATGACCGACGAGGTCGTCACCGCTCCAGAGGACGTCTCGCCCCGGGAGGCCCTGGAGTTGATGTACGATCACAAGATCGAGCGGGTCCCGATCATCGACGACGAGAACCGCCTGGCCGGACTCGTGACCATGAAAGGCGTCCTCCAGCGCCGAGAGTACGACGAGGCCGCCCGTGACGAGGACGGCCACCTCCGGGTCGGTGCCGCTGTTGGCCCCTTCGAACTGGACCGCGCACAGACGGCCGACGAGGCCGGTGCCGACATCCTCTTCATCGACTGTGCCCACGCGCACAACGCTAACGTCATCGACAGCGCTCGGGACATCAAAGGCGAGGTCGACGCCGACGTCGTCGTCGGCAACATCGGGACCCGGGAGGCAGCGGAGGCCGTCGTCGACTTCGCCGACGGCGTCAAAGTCGGCATCGGCCCGGGCTCGATCTGTACGACCCGCGTGGTCACCGGCGCTGGGATGCCACAGATCACCGCCGTCGCGCAGGTCGCAGACGTCGCCAGCCAGCACGACGTGCCCGTCATCGCCGACGGGGGCATCCGCTACTCCGGCGACGCGATCAAGGCCATCGCCGCCGGTGCCGACGCCGTCATGCTCGGCTCGTACTTCGCTGGAACCGACGAGGCACCGGGCCGCGTCATCACGATGAACGGCAAGAAGTACAAACAGTACCGCGGGATGGGCAGCGTCGGCGCGATGAACGAAGGCGGCGGCGAACGCTACCTCAAAGAGGACGAGGAAGACGAGGATTACGTCCCCGAGGGCGTCGAGGCGGCGACTCCCTACAAGGGCTCGCTCGAATCCGAACTCCACCAGCTCGTCGGCGGGATGCAGTCCGGGATGGGCTACGTCGGTGCCGAGACGATCCCGGAGTTCAAAGAACGAGCCGAGTTCGTCCGCGTCTCGGCGGCTGGCCAGCAGGAGAGCCACCCGCACGACGTGATGATCACGGACGAAGCGCCCAACTACAGTCCGGATAGCTAA
- a CDS encoding DUF5794 domain-containing protein yields MSSSRHPVALRVERRVGRGGRLLGTVMALPLIDGIFPVLVLAGALTTWTGMLEVGLLVFGGSATVAVVLAEMDGGPREQATTVLLIGSLLIPLAVIEAALAPTIDSLVRTGVLERFAGIVIMAIAAQTASSRVSELLPRPAVIIGLGLLAGFDPAGATLVTAIDPWMVARAAGTAGIGVGFALAIALTSPWLRNAVDIDRFRFGSAIALGVLSLSVLGILPTTAPVALGVLAVTALLSFDPGNARERHSDYHPDEVDLTAAFSDGGASQGVAGDQRTDDGAAVDYEPDTERAPWL; encoded by the coding sequence ATGAGTAGCTCCAGACATCCAGTCGCACTCCGTGTGGAGCGGCGGGTCGGCCGTGGCGGCCGCCTGCTGGGAACGGTCATGGCGTTGCCGCTCATCGACGGCATCTTCCCGGTGTTGGTACTTGCCGGTGCGCTCACCACCTGGACGGGGATGCTCGAAGTCGGTCTGCTGGTCTTCGGTGGGTCCGCGACCGTCGCGGTCGTCCTCGCCGAGATGGACGGCGGCCCACGCGAACAGGCCACGACCGTCCTCCTGATCGGGAGCCTGCTGATCCCGCTTGCGGTGATCGAGGCCGCACTCGCCCCCACCATCGACAGCCTCGTCCGAACCGGCGTCCTAGAGCGGTTCGCCGGTATCGTCATCATGGCGATAGCCGCCCAGACGGCCAGTTCGCGCGTCAGCGAGTTGCTCCCACGGCCGGCCGTCATCATCGGCCTCGGCCTACTGGCCGGCTTCGACCCGGCCGGTGCGACGCTCGTCACGGCAATCGACCCCTGGATGGTGGCCCGCGCCGCTGGCACCGCCGGCATCGGCGTCGGGTTCGCGCTCGCCATCGCGCTGACCAGCCCGTGGCTGCGCAACGCGGTCGACATCGACCGGTTCCGCTTCGGGAGCGCCATCGCACTCGGTGTGCTCTCGCTATCGGTTCTGGGTATCCTCCCGACGACTGCCCCCGTCGCGTTGGGCGTCCTCGCAGTCACCGCACTGCTGTCGTTCGATCCCGGCAACGCCCGGGAGCGCCACTCCGATTACCACCCCGACGAGGTCGATCTCACCGCCGCTTTCTCCGACGGCGGCGCGTCTCAGGGTGTCGCCGGCGACCAGCGGACCGATGACGGCGCCGCAGTCGACTACGAACCCGACACCGAACGCGCTCCCTGGCTCTGA
- a CDS encoding DUF5795 family protein produces the protein MADNRVIQGRMQTPESLAELIEGESVMDAEPIEDAEKDCPDCGENVVTVGYMPSALEFVTGYKCQECDWAETDRD, from the coding sequence ATGGCCGATAACCGCGTGATCCAGGGGCGAATGCAGACACCCGAGAGCCTCGCCGAACTCATCGAAGGTGAGAGTGTCATGGACGCAGAACCGATCGAAGACGCCGAAAAAGACTGTCCCGACTGTGGCGAAAACGTCGTCACAGTGGGATACATGCCCTCGGCCCTGGAGTTTGTCACGGGCTACAAATGCCAGGAGTGTGACTGGGCCGAGACCGATCGGGACTGA
- a CDS encoding DUF4326 domain-containing protein — MQPEAAIIGECTDCGGRMIETAAFTTDSVRRATLFCGDCQTHVRIEHELREGGLDAVDADGVRDCSIEEVAWVDCERCRGSGEVIGCIDDICHAKGRCIHNGNDRCPACDGTGAQPRVTATDGGTQKTRVGHTKADETDVYTGRGPGGRSMLDTSPGMRGWLGNPYTVEDHGRDGSIEHFRDAFEAKIDGDERFRRAVRDLAGKTLGCWCQRLDEDEPACHAEVIAEWADRLADDDQLVTDGGVRETHIGESGLFVPQDLREFQGQIVFRTPRSTIQHFGSTDLDAYYGMIEAGDFDEPDAFRDPKNPDLAPDRLTIKPQGEPAVEFVVETDPDVRCDGGTDRVECSNCGYRRPTFEACPECGALGGER, encoded by the coding sequence ATGCAGCCTGAGGCCGCGATCATCGGTGAGTGCACCGACTGCGGCGGCCGGATGATCGAGACCGCCGCCTTCACGACCGACTCGGTCCGTCGGGCCACGCTGTTCTGCGGGGACTGCCAGACCCACGTTCGGATCGAACACGAGCTTCGCGAGGGGGGCCTCGATGCCGTCGACGCCGACGGCGTTCGGGACTGTTCGATCGAAGAGGTCGCCTGGGTCGACTGTGAGCGCTGTCGGGGAAGCGGTGAGGTGATCGGTTGCATCGACGATATCTGCCATGCAAAGGGGCGGTGCATCCACAACGGGAATGACCGCTGTCCCGCGTGTGACGGGACTGGTGCTCAGCCGCGGGTGACCGCGACCGACGGCGGCACTCAGAAAACACGCGTCGGCCACACGAAGGCCGACGAGACGGATGTGTATACCGGTCGCGGTCCTGGCGGTCGCTCGATGCTCGATACCTCGCCAGGGATGCGTGGCTGGCTCGGGAACCCGTATACCGTCGAGGATCACGGCCGTGACGGCTCTATCGAGCACTTCAGAGACGCGTTCGAGGCGAAGATCGACGGTGACGAACGGTTCCGACGTGCTGTCCGTGACCTCGCCGGAAAGACGCTCGGGTGCTGGTGCCAGCGACTCGACGAGGACGAACCCGCCTGCCACGCCGAAGTTATCGCCGAGTGGGCCGATCGGTTAGCGGACGACGACCAGCTCGTCACCGACGGCGGCGTTCGCGAGACCCACATCGGCGAGTCCGGCCTGTTCGTTCCTCAGGACCTCCGGGAGTTCCAGGGCCAGATCGTGTTCCGGACGCCCCGGAGCACGATCCAGCACTTCGGCTCGACCGACCTGGACGCCTACTACGGGATGATCGAGGCCGGCGACTTCGACGAGCCCGACGCGTTCCGCGACCCGAAGAACCCCGACCTGGCGCCCGACCGGCTGACGATCAAGCCCCAGGGCGAACCCGCCGTCGAGTTCGTCGTCGAGACCGATCCCGACGTGCGGTGTGACGGTGGGACCGACCGCGTCGAGTGTTCGAACTGCGGGTACCGGCGGCCCACGTTCGAGGCCTGTCCCGAGTGCGGTGCGTTGGGAGGTGAGCGATAG
- a CDS encoding S1 family peptidase, whose protein sequence is MGHKRSNRIPEIRAATCRVDVANKKLGTAFWIGDRYLLTANHVVTAIHRDKFTIVTEGDSDVVVQVTEQDQGSDLAVLEADERPDDVESLSLSPEIPIIGTEVVWSGYARLIGESKIDRQRFGWGPVASGSFDDGGGHFFEVDGLFNSGHSGGPVIEQETGQVVGVVSASAGNFEQQLERWDDQIHRLENLFHVTSEISGSHKNGFLVYDTVEDAVYEKDILEGYGLDVELSQREDDVLLRFDLQEASILVSKIQAEMARTLLDTVMNTFQMGIGVASGGQGMMDIIRQYI, encoded by the coding sequence ATGGGACATAAACGAAGCAATAGAATCCCAGAAATTCGTGCTGCAACCTGTCGCGTGGATGTGGCAAACAAAAAACTGGGGACTGCATTTTGGATAGGTGATAGATACCTACTTACTGCGAATCATGTTGTAACTGCTATTCACAGAGATAAGTTCACTATCGTAACTGAGGGTGATAGCGATGTAGTGGTACAGGTGACTGAACAAGACCAAGGTTCTGATTTGGCTGTATTAGAGGCGGATGAGCGTCCTGATGATGTTGAGTCATTATCGCTCAGCCCAGAAATCCCAATTATCGGAACAGAGGTCGTTTGGTCAGGATATGCCCGGCTAATAGGTGAATCAAAAATTGATCGTCAGCGGTTCGGTTGGGGGCCGGTTGCATCCGGCAGTTTTGACGATGGTGGTGGCCACTTCTTTGAAGTTGATGGCTTATTCAACTCTGGTCACAGCGGTGGGCCGGTCATTGAGCAGGAAACTGGTCAAGTAGTAGGTGTTGTTTCAGCAAGCGCAGGGAATTTCGAGCAACAACTTGAACGATGGGATGATCAAATTCATCGGCTTGAGAACCTATTTCATGTGACAAGTGAGATTTCTGGAAGCCACAAGAACGGATTCTTAGTATACGACACAGTTGAGGATGCTGTTTACGAGAAAGATATTTTAGAAGGATATGGGTTAGATGTGGAGTTATCTCAACGGGAAGATGATGTTCTCTTGCGTTTTGACTTGCAAGAGGCGTCTATTTTGGTAAGTAAAATCCAAGCAGAAATGGCACGAACACTTCTTGACACAGTGATGAATACGTTTCAGATGGGTATCGGTGTAGCATCTGGTGGCCAAGGCATGATGGATATTATTCGGCAATATATCTGA